One part of the Lycium ferocissimum isolate CSIRO_LF1 chromosome 8, AGI_CSIRO_Lferr_CH_V1, whole genome shotgun sequence genome encodes these proteins:
- the LOC132067401 gene encoding squamosa promoter-binding-like protein 16 — MESASSCGSSKRAKAPGNIAQVAHCLVDGCNADLSQCREYHRRHKVCEVHSKTAKVSIAGREQRFCQQCSRFHSLEEFDDGKRSCRKRLDGHNRRRRKPQPDPMAKNSGVHFPSQQGTKLLSFGSEQVFPSAVVSSAWAGVVKTDSDMALFNNQSHINCMDSQNPFPDSLAHSYKVGSQFQFMQGSDRSLPEAGILSSGQKMFSEIVNSDRALSLLSSAPAVTREIGLSHIVQQPASIPRGLQSQPVHGLHYGGLSQYPFAQDFNSKPQDSAADSHLSNSSPSLHFHDMLQNAQDGSSTSGASQQTLAFMWD, encoded by the exons atgGAATCGGCATCATCGTGTGGATCATCAAAGAGGGCCAAGGCACCAGGAAATATAGCTCAAGTAGCTCATTGCTTGGTTGATGGATGTAATGCAGATCTCAGTCAATGCAGAGAGTATCACCGTCGCCATAAAGTTTGTGAGGTTCATTCAAAGACTGCCAAAGTCTCAATTGCAGGTCGAGAGCAACGGTTCTGTCAGCAATGCAGCAG GTTTCATTCATTGGAAGAATTTGATGATGGAAAGAGAAGCTGTCGGAAACGTCTTGATGGACATAACAGGCGTCGAAGGAAGCCTCAACCAGATCCTATGGCCAAAAATTCTGGAGTACATTTTCCCAGCCAACAAG GAACAAAACTCCTGTCATTTGGCAGTGAACAAGTATTTCCAAGTGCAGTAGTGAGCTCTGCATGGGCTGGTGTTGTTAAAACGGACAGCGATATGgcattattcaacaaccaatcaCATATAAATTGCATGGACAGTCAAAATCCGTTCCCTGATTCTTTGGCTCATAGCTATAAAGTAGGAAGCCAATTCCAATTCATGCAAGGCAGTGACCGTAGTCTCCCTGAAGCAGGAATTCTAAGCAGCGGACAAAAGATGTTCTCCGAAATAGTTAATTCTGATCGTGCTCTCTCTCTTCTGTCATCAGCACCCGCTGTAACTAGGGAGATTGGTTTGAGTCACATAGTGCAGCAGCCTGCCTCTATCCCCCGCGGGCTCCAGTCACAACCCGTTCACGGCTTGCACTATGGTGGTCTAAGCCAGTACCCTTTTGCTCAAGATTTCAATAGTAAACCTCAAGATTCTGCTGCAGATTCGCACTTAAGCAACAGCAGCCCTTCTCTCCATTTCCATGATATGTTACAAAATGCACAAGATGGATCATCTACAAGTGGTGCCTCTCAGCAAACACTAGCCTTTATGTGGGACTAA